In Cotesia glomerata isolate CgM1 linkage group LG1, MPM_Cglom_v2.3, whole genome shotgun sequence, one genomic interval encodes:
- the LOC123269180 gene encoding uncharacterized protein LOC123269180, with protein sequence MKLLLVITISVWSLVNSDIINTNSNDGSSNSKSVAINNNQEILNVGNQANANQANVNGLVAINGQIQQQQQQQQQQQVIGLGGLLDQIGTLLNSILNQLLQINVISNALNQNQLLLPLLTEVRAILQNLLNSLLNSNQNPLILQVNNLIAQVGNVINLINQKSLFGGLLGQLLSPVGNTFVGGGLQIGLVPSLLLQVMNILSNLL encoded by the exons ATGAAATTACTTCTTGTAATCAct attTCCGTTTGGAGTTTGGTAAATAGTGATATCATAAACACAAATTCTAATGACGGGAGCAGTAACTCAAAAAGCGTTGCAATAAATAACAATCAAGAAATACTCAACGTAGGAAACCAAGCAAACGCGAACCAGGCGAATGTAAACGGTTTAGTAGCAATAAATGGTCAAattcaacaacaacaacaacaacaacaacaacaacaagtGATAGGATTGGGTGGATTACTCGATCAAATAGGAACACTTTTGAATTCTATATTGAACCAATTACTCCAGATCAATGTAATCTCGAACGCGCTAAATCAGAATCAATTGCTATTACCTTTATTAACAGAAGTAAGAGCTATCCTACAGAATTTACTGAACAGTCTTTTAAATTCTAACCAGAACCCGCTTATATTACaagttaataatttgataGCTCAGGTTGGCAATGTTATTAATCTGATTAATCAAAAAAGCTTGTTTGGGGGTTTGTTGGGGCAACTTTTGTCACCTGTTGGGAATACTTTTGTTGGAGGCGGTCTCCAAATTGGTCTTGTACCTTCACTGTTATTACAAGTTATGAATATTTTGTCTAATTTATTGTAA
- the LOC123264375 gene encoding neuropeptide-like 1 isoform X1 codes for MMLIRRRCTSLLLIFLAIVVDQLQIPLVTCQEEEDTQCLPRKTFLAFLRLPEVSSNLAAYSRSARIIQDGRNDFMYLKALSTEDMSDDTKICLPAEVYFEIFSDPTMRAHLSVIERAQRMVEDLEHDYTSFEAEKRSIATLAKNDDLPASIQERYQGDDLDDDEKRSQSSMTAEEILKMYAGHTPEELGKSAESIITAYTLPSGEIDIESLSRDFHNAKRNVGALARDYALPSGRRNRASSDSDSQESSSNSNKRNIAMLARDRLLPKGNKRNIGSLGRVYIVPSYQGKRNIGALARDSMLPMGKRYLGALVKSGGYPYIYNKRNIASLAKNGLYNYVKRNIGTLARDWNLPQSRHSRSLNEKELGAARIDLDNLQRIDSAKHPEDHHHNHELDFNKLRKGSKVNKNKSILESELVDAKNKSRNKRQIDYSEEYPLPVMQNTNVLDYDDFMEALIAGYPIAEKRFMGAGSESSERHENGDDNDDGTNDDKSINQSLMGYQDVYQPSKRHIGALARLGWLPSFRAARFSRSPRYLVGRQDSSDGPSTNNSPNSPTRSLDTWKRLRTRDMHYQNYQGYCRHGFRKYLSSPSTDDIIYRASLNDK; via the exons GTAACATGTCAAGAAGAAGAGGACACGCAGTGCTTGCCGCGGAAAACGTTTCTGGCGTTCCTTCGACTACCGGAAGTTAGCTCGAACTTGGCAGCATATTCTCGATCCGCGCGCATAATACAGGATGGGAGAAACGACTTTATGTATTTGAAAGCTCTGAGCACAGAGGACATGAGCGACGACACTAAAATATGTTTGCCAGCGGAAGTTTACTTTGAAATATTCAGTGATCCGACAATGCGTGCTCACTTGAGTGTAATCGAGCGGGCACAGAGAATGGTCGAGGACCTGGAACACGATTATACTAGTTTTGAAGCTGAGAAGAGGAGTATTGCAACTCTCGCCAAGAATGACGACTTGCCCGCTTCTATTCAGGAACGTTATCAAGGCGACGATCTCGATGATGATGAAAAACGGAGTCAGTCtag tatgactgcagaagaaatattaaaaatgtacgCCGGACACACACCTGAAGAATTGGGAAAAAGCGCAGAATCGATAATAACCGCCTACACCCTCCCGAGTGGAGAAATAGACATCGAATCGCTATCACGTGATTTCCACAACGCAAAACGTAACGTCGGAGCTCTGGCTCGTGACTATGCATTGCCGTCAGGGCGAAGGAACAGAGCATCCTCAGATTCAGACTCCCAGGAGTCATCTTCAAACAGCAACAAACGTAACATCGCGATGCTCGCACGGGACAGATTGCTCCCGAAGGGCAACAAGCGGAATATCGGTTCACTGGGACGCGTGTACATAGTACCTTCTTATCAAGGGAAAAGGAACATCGGGGCCCTCGCTCGCGACTCAATGCTGCCTATGGGGAAACGGTATCTCGGCGCACTCGTTAAATCAGGCGGCTACCCTTACATCTACAACAAGAGAAATATTGCTTCGTTAGCTAAAAACGGGCTGTATAATTACGTTAAACGCAACATTGGAACCTTGGCCCGCGACTGGAACTTACCGCAGTCGCGGCACAGCCGTTCTTTGAACGAGAAGGAGTTGGGCGCAGCGCGGATCGATTTAGATAATTTGCAACGGATCGACTCGGCAAAACACCCAGAGGATCATCATCATAATCATGAgcttgattttaataaattgagaaAGGGGTCGAAGGTTAACAAAAATAAGAGTATTTTGGAGAGCGAACTGGTTGACGCTAAAAATAAGTCACGCAACAAAAGACAAATTGATTATTCTGAAGAGTATCCGCTGCCTGTAATGCAAAACACTAATGTGTTAGATTATGACGATTTTATGGAGGCACTTATCGCTGGGTATCCGATTGCTGAAAAAAGATTTATGG GAGCAGGTTCTGAGTCTTCCGAGCGGCACGAAAACGGGGATGACAATGACGACGGGACAAACGATGATAAATCAATAAACCAGTCGCTGATGGGTTATCAGGACGTGTATCAACCAAGTAAGAGACATATCGGCGCTCTGGCACGTCTCGGGTGGCTACCATCCTTCAGGGCAGCACGATTTTCGCGCTCTCCGCGATATCTGGTCGGCAG GCAGGATTCCTCAGATGGGCCCTCGACCAACAACTCCCCCAACTCGCCGACTCGGTCGTTAGACACGTGGAAAAGACTGAGAACCCGCGACATGCACTATCAAAACTACCAGGGTTATTGTCGACATGGCTTCAGAAAATACCTATCATCACCCTCCACCGATGATATTATTTATCGCGCTtctttaaatgataaataa
- the LOC123264375 gene encoding neuropeptide-like 1 isoform X3, producing MMLIRRRCTSLLLIFLAIVVDQLQIPLVTCQEEEDTQCLPRKTFLAFLRLPEVSSNLAAYSRSARIIQDGRNDFMYLKALSTEDMSDDTKICLPAEVYFEIFSDPTMRAHLSVIERAQRMVEDLEHDYTSFEAEKRSIATLAKNDDLPASIQERYQGDDLDDDEKRSQSSMTAEEILKMYAGHTPEELGKSAESIITAYTLPSGEIDIESLSRDFHNAKRNVGALARDYALPSGRRNRASSDSDSQESSSNSNKRNIAMLARDRLLPKGNKRNIGSLGRVYIVPSYQGKRNIGALARDSMLPMGKRYLGALVKSGGYPYIYNKRNIASLAKNGLYNYVKRNIGTLARDWNLPQSRHSRSLNEKELGAARIDLDNLQRIDSAKHPEDHHHNHELDFNKLRKGSKVNKNKSILESELVDAKNKSRNKRQIDYSEEYPLPVMQNTNVLDYDDFMEALIAGYPIAEKRFMGRIPQMGPRPTTPPTRRLGR from the exons GTAACATGTCAAGAAGAAGAGGACACGCAGTGCTTGCCGCGGAAAACGTTTCTGGCGTTCCTTCGACTACCGGAAGTTAGCTCGAACTTGGCAGCATATTCTCGATCCGCGCGCATAATACAGGATGGGAGAAACGACTTTATGTATTTGAAAGCTCTGAGCACAGAGGACATGAGCGACGACACTAAAATATGTTTGCCAGCGGAAGTTTACTTTGAAATATTCAGTGATCCGACAATGCGTGCTCACTTGAGTGTAATCGAGCGGGCACAGAGAATGGTCGAGGACCTGGAACACGATTATACTAGTTTTGAAGCTGAGAAGAGGAGTATTGCAACTCTCGCCAAGAATGACGACTTGCCCGCTTCTATTCAGGAACGTTATCAAGGCGACGATCTCGATGATGATGAAAAACGGAGTCAGTCtag tatgactgcagaagaaatattaaaaatgtacgCCGGACACACACCTGAAGAATTGGGAAAAAGCGCAGAATCGATAATAACCGCCTACACCCTCCCGAGTGGAGAAATAGACATCGAATCGCTATCACGTGATTTCCACAACGCAAAACGTAACGTCGGAGCTCTGGCTCGTGACTATGCATTGCCGTCAGGGCGAAGGAACAGAGCATCCTCAGATTCAGACTCCCAGGAGTCATCTTCAAACAGCAACAAACGTAACATCGCGATGCTCGCACGGGACAGATTGCTCCCGAAGGGCAACAAGCGGAATATCGGTTCACTGGGACGCGTGTACATAGTACCTTCTTATCAAGGGAAAAGGAACATCGGGGCCCTCGCTCGCGACTCAATGCTGCCTATGGGGAAACGGTATCTCGGCGCACTCGTTAAATCAGGCGGCTACCCTTACATCTACAACAAGAGAAATATTGCTTCGTTAGCTAAAAACGGGCTGTATAATTACGTTAAACGCAACATTGGAACCTTGGCCCGCGACTGGAACTTACCGCAGTCGCGGCACAGCCGTTCTTTGAACGAGAAGGAGTTGGGCGCAGCGCGGATCGATTTAGATAATTTGCAACGGATCGACTCGGCAAAACACCCAGAGGATCATCATCATAATCATGAgcttgattttaataaattgagaaAGGGGTCGAAGGTTAACAAAAATAAGAGTATTTTGGAGAGCGAACTGGTTGACGCTAAAAATAAGTCACGCAACAAAAGACAAATTGATTATTCTGAAGAGTATCCGCTGCCTGTAATGCAAAACACTAATGTGTTAGATTATGACGATTTTATGGAGGCACTTATCGCTGGGTATCCGATTGCTGAAAAAAGATTTATGG GCAGGATTCCTCAGATGGGCCCTCGACCAACAACTCCCCCAACTCGCCGACTCGGTCGTTAG
- the LOC123264375 gene encoding neuropeptide-like 1 isoform X2, which translates to MMLIRRRCTSLLLIFLAIVVDQLQIPLVTCQEEEDTQCLPRKTFLAFLRLPEVSSNLAAYSRSARIIQDGRNDFMYLKALSTEDMSDDTKICLPAEVYFEIFSDPTMRAHLSVIERAQRMVEDLEHDYTSFEAEKRSIATLAKNDDLPASIQERYQGDDLDDDEKRSQSSMTAEEILKMYAGHTPEELGKSAESIITAYTLPSGEIDIESLSRDFHNAKRNVGALARDYALPSGRRNRASSDSDSQESSSNSNKRNIAMLARDRLLPKGNKRNIGSLGRVYIVPSYQGKRNIGALARDSMLPMGKRYLGALVKSGGYPYIYNKRNIASLAKNGLYNYVKRNIGTLARDWNLPQSRHSRSLNEKELGAARIDLDNLQRIDSAKHPEDHHHNHELDFNKLRKGSKVNKNKSILESELVDAKNKSRNKRQIDYSEEYPLPVMQNTNVLDYDDFMEALIAGYPIAEKRFMGAGSESSERHENGDDNDDGTNDDKSINQSLMGYQDVYQPSRIPQMGPRPTTPPTRRLGR; encoded by the exons GTAACATGTCAAGAAGAAGAGGACACGCAGTGCTTGCCGCGGAAAACGTTTCTGGCGTTCCTTCGACTACCGGAAGTTAGCTCGAACTTGGCAGCATATTCTCGATCCGCGCGCATAATACAGGATGGGAGAAACGACTTTATGTATTTGAAAGCTCTGAGCACAGAGGACATGAGCGACGACACTAAAATATGTTTGCCAGCGGAAGTTTACTTTGAAATATTCAGTGATCCGACAATGCGTGCTCACTTGAGTGTAATCGAGCGGGCACAGAGAATGGTCGAGGACCTGGAACACGATTATACTAGTTTTGAAGCTGAGAAGAGGAGTATTGCAACTCTCGCCAAGAATGACGACTTGCCCGCTTCTATTCAGGAACGTTATCAAGGCGACGATCTCGATGATGATGAAAAACGGAGTCAGTCtag tatgactgcagaagaaatattaaaaatgtacgCCGGACACACACCTGAAGAATTGGGAAAAAGCGCAGAATCGATAATAACCGCCTACACCCTCCCGAGTGGAGAAATAGACATCGAATCGCTATCACGTGATTTCCACAACGCAAAACGTAACGTCGGAGCTCTGGCTCGTGACTATGCATTGCCGTCAGGGCGAAGGAACAGAGCATCCTCAGATTCAGACTCCCAGGAGTCATCTTCAAACAGCAACAAACGTAACATCGCGATGCTCGCACGGGACAGATTGCTCCCGAAGGGCAACAAGCGGAATATCGGTTCACTGGGACGCGTGTACATAGTACCTTCTTATCAAGGGAAAAGGAACATCGGGGCCCTCGCTCGCGACTCAATGCTGCCTATGGGGAAACGGTATCTCGGCGCACTCGTTAAATCAGGCGGCTACCCTTACATCTACAACAAGAGAAATATTGCTTCGTTAGCTAAAAACGGGCTGTATAATTACGTTAAACGCAACATTGGAACCTTGGCCCGCGACTGGAACTTACCGCAGTCGCGGCACAGCCGTTCTTTGAACGAGAAGGAGTTGGGCGCAGCGCGGATCGATTTAGATAATTTGCAACGGATCGACTCGGCAAAACACCCAGAGGATCATCATCATAATCATGAgcttgattttaataaattgagaaAGGGGTCGAAGGTTAACAAAAATAAGAGTATTTTGGAGAGCGAACTGGTTGACGCTAAAAATAAGTCACGCAACAAAAGACAAATTGATTATTCTGAAGAGTATCCGCTGCCTGTAATGCAAAACACTAATGTGTTAGATTATGACGATTTTATGGAGGCACTTATCGCTGGGTATCCGATTGCTGAAAAAAGATTTATGG GAGCAGGTTCTGAGTCTTCCGAGCGGCACGAAAACGGGGATGACAATGACGACGGGACAAACGATGATAAATCAATAAACCAGTCGCTGATGGGTTATCAGGACGTGTATCAACCAA GCAGGATTCCTCAGATGGGCCCTCGACCAACAACTCCCCCAACTCGCCGACTCGGTCGTTAG